DNA sequence from the Candidatus Atribacteria bacterium genome:
AGTTACTTAATTTATTAGAGAAGAAGGTAAGAATTCCTGGCTATGGAACCGAAAGAGAGGGGATTTATTAAAGATGCAAGAAGACAAAGCTATTGTCTTAAGAGTTGAGGATATTTATAAAAAATATGGCAATGTGGAAGTGCTTAAAGGAGTGTCTTTTGAAATAAAAAGGGGTGAAACCAAAGTTATTATCGGTCCTTCAGGGAGCGGAAAAAGTACCCTTTTACGATGTATAAATCAATTGACTATTCCGGACAAGGGACGGATTTGGTTAGAGAACGAAGAAGTAACTCATACCCGAAAGAATATCAATCAATTTCGTCAGAAGATTGGCATGGTCTTTCAGGACTTTAACTTATTTGATCACCTGAACGCTTTAAGGAATGTTGAAATAGGACTGATTAAAGTAAAGGGCATGGGGAAAGATAATGCCAGACAAAAAGCCATAGAAGGGCTTAAACAAGTAGGCCTGGAAGAACAAGCTTATTTATATCCAGCTCAACTTTCCGGAGGGCAAAAACAGAGAGTTTCTATAGCCCGGACATTAGCCATGGACCCCAGTGTGATACTTTTTGATGAACCCACTTCAGCACTGGACCCGGAATTAATTGGTGAGGTATTAGAGGTTATAAAAAAATTAGCCTTAAACGGGATGACCATGACAGTAGTGACCCACGAAATGGGATTTGCCCGTTCGGTAGCCAATGAAGTTATCTTTATGGAGAATGGAAAAATTATAGATCAGGGGTCTCCTCATAAGCTTTTTACCAATCCCAAGCATGAACGTACCCGAAAATTTCTTTACAAGATAACCGAATTATACGGAAGGTCAGCAGAAAAAAAATGAATGCAATTTATTTTATTAAAGATATAGTTTTACCTCCTTTATTAGAAGGAACCTGGGTTACTATTAAATTATTAGTTTTTTCTATCCCCTTGGGCTTACTTTTAGGTATTTTAATTGCCGGGGGACGGGTATACGGAAATAAAATAATATCCTTTTTGTGTGCCAGTTTTACGGTTTTTTTTCGCGGCACCCCTTTATTGGTACAGCTCTTTATTATCTATTACGGACTGCCTTCTATAGGCATATACTTTTCTCCTTTTGCAGCGGCAGTGGTGGGTTTTGTTCTATGCAGCGGAGCTTATCATTCCGAATATATCAGGGGAGCTATTCAATCAATTAAGAGCGGCCAAATGATGGCTGCCCAAGCTTTGGGGATGAGTAAGTTTAAAGCGATCATTTACATTATTTTTCCGCAAGCTTTAAGAAGGGCTCTCCCAGGCTGCTCTAATGAGATTGTCTATTTAGTAAAATATTCATCACTAGCCTTTATGGTTACCTGTATAGAACTGACCGGAGCAGGAAAGATTATTGCAACTCGTTATTTCAGATATACAGAAGTTTTTTTGGTAATAGGAACTATATATCTAACAATGGTTTCTTTAGTGAGCAAATTTCTGGCTATAATGGAAAAGAAACTAAAAATTCCCGGATTAGGGTAAGCTGTTTATATTAGATTAGTGGATGAAAGAAGACATGCTTGACTGTTTAAAAAGAATAATTTTAAAAAAGAAAGCGAGGTGAGAGAGAGAATCAAATTTTCTTATAATTTTAAAAAGTTCTAATAAATTATTAAGGAGTATAAAAAAAATGAAAAGAAATAAATCAATAGTAGTAAATATTTTTATGGTTCTTACTTTTGCTCTGTTAATCGGAGGCATCCTTATCGGCCAGGCTCAAGAAAAAAAGACTTATATTAACGGTATTGATCCCGATTTTCCGCCTTTTGCCTATATAGATAAAGAAGGTAACCCTGCAGGATTTGATGTAGAAGTAGTCAATTGGATCGCTAAAGAGATGGGTTTTGAGGTCAAACATCAACCTACCGCTTGGGATACTATCATCCCTACTCTAAATGCTAAAAAGATTGACTTTATTGCTTCCGGGTTGTCTGTGACCGCAGAGAGAGCACAGGTTATTGCTTACACTATGCCCTATTATGAACACAAGTGGGCTTTGGTAGTGCGTGAAGATTCTGATCTGAATATCGTTACCGGTTTGAGCGGGGGACATACAGTAGGGGTTCAGAGAGGTACTACCGGAGCCAACTGGATAGAAGACAGCCTGATTAAAAATGGTGTAGATGTAAAGATGAAAGTGTATGATACCTTTACTTTGGCTATAGAAGACCTTTTAAATGGAAGGATCGATTCTGCTGTTCAAGATGATACCATGGTTAAGCAAATAATGGAAGCTAGACCAGGATTAAAGGAAGCTGGAACCTGGGGAACAGGAGAAGAAAGATATGCCTATGGTTTAAGAAAAGGGGATACTGAATTATTAAACCTATTAAATGAAGGCTTAACAAAGATAATGAGTTCACCAAAATGGAATGAGCTCAAAGCTAAGTATGGTATATAATAGAGCGAAGGAATAGCAATAAAGGGATAGAGATTTTTTCTCTATCCCTTTATTGCTATAATTAATAAATACTTATCATTTTATCGAAAAATATTATCAAAAACCAAAGGATTCAAAAAATAAAAAAGGGGTAAAATTTATGAAAACATTCCTTCTCCCTTACGGAAAAGAAAAGATACCCATCACACTTCCCCCCAAGAATTTATTAAAAATTTGTTTATTAAAAGATGTAGCAGGCGTTGAAGATAATAATAAGGCAATTCGAGAGGCGTTAGAAAATCCCATTGGTTCCCACACCATTCCTAAAATTGCCCGGGGAAAAGATAGCGCAGTGGTGATCTGTACCGATATTACCCGGCCTACACCTGATAAGCTGCTCATCCCTCCCATACTGGATGAATTAAATAAAGGAGGTATTTCCGATAATCATATAAAAGTAATCATTGCCCGGGGACAGCATAGAAAGATGACCGAAGAAGAAGTGAAAGAAAAGGTAGGTGAAGAGGTTTTAAAAAGAGTAAAGATTAGTCAACATGACCCTGATAATAACCTTTTTTATCTGGGGAAATCTAAGAGGGGAAATGAATTATGGGTAAATAAAGAGGTAGTGCAAGCTGAGGTAAAAATATCTACCGGTAATATAGTCCCCCATCGATATGCAGGTTATGGAGGAGGGGCAAAGAGTATTTTACCGGGGGTATCCTCAAGAAAAACCATCGGCCATAACCATCTTTATGTCGAAACAGGAGAAGCTGCCTTGGGAAAAACAAGAGGAAACCCCGTTCGGGAAGAAATGGAAGAGGCAGCCAAAATGATCGGATTAGATATGATAGTCAACACCATTATGAATGTGGAAAACAAGATAGTTAAAGTCATTGCCGGGGATCCTACCCTGGCTTATCAAGCGGGGGTAAGGGTATGTAATGATATCTACGGCGTCGAAATTCCCGAAAAAGCGGATATCATCCTGGCCAGTAGTTACCCCATGGATATTAGTTTTCATCAAGCCTCCAAGACCTTAGAAGCCATAGGACATATCATTAAAGAGAAGAGCACCATTATTATGCTTTCCCCCTGTTATGAAGGAATAGGAGGAAAAGATTTTGTCGATTATCTTAAAGAAAAAACACCCGAAGATATTATTAAGAGCATCAAGGCTCACCCGGAGAAAAATGTAGTTTCTGGGGTTATTTCATATTTAATAGCCAAGTGTAAAGAAAAAGCAAAAATTTATTTGATTTCAGAAGGAATTCAAGACGAAGATATAACTGAAATGGGAATGTTGCCTGCAAATTCTGCTCAATCCGTTTTGGATGAAGCTTTAAAAAATTATGGGGATGAGGCAAAAGTATTAGTGCTGCCCACTGCCTCAATTACTCTTCCCTTACTGAAGGAGGAATGAGTTTGAAAAAATTATTAACCGGTAATGAGGCAGTTGCCGAAGGAATAATTGAATCAGGAGTGGAAGTTGTAACTGGATATCCGGGCACTCCCTCGACAGAGGTAATCTTGACCCTGTTACCTCAAAAAGAAGAATTGGGGATGCACATAGAATGGAGCACGAATGAAAAAGTGGCTTTTGAAATCGCTGCCGGCGCTGCCTGGGTGGGAAAAAGGGCACTGGTTACCATGAAAATGTCCGGAGTGAATGTAGCAGCTGATTCTTTGGCCTCTATTGCCTATAGCGGCTGCAGCGGAGGATTAGTTATTTTTGTAGCTGATGATCCGGGAGTGAGCGCCGGTATGCCCGAAGAAGATTCCCGCTATTATGCTAAATCGATGGTCGTTCCCATGCTCGATCTGGCTTCCCAGCAAGAGTGTTTAGACTATGTAAAACTTGCCTTTGAAATATCAGAGAAAATCGGTGGACCTATTTTTTTAAGATCCACCACCGATATCTCCCATGTGGCCTCTGATGTGGAAATAGGTAAAAAATTGAATTTAGAAAAAAGAGAGGCGCACTTAGAACGGGATATTGCCAAATATACCAAAGCGGGAGCAGCCTGGTGTATGGCTCAACACCGGGATGCCCTTAGCAGGTTGGACGAAGCTTCCAAAATTAGCGATTCTTGTATTACCGAATCCGGGATTAAGGTGAATGAAAGCCATTTTGAACCGAATAATAAATATGGAGTAATCTATACCGGGGCGGTGGAGGGAAATTTCCGGGAAGCTTTAAAGAGATATAACCTAAAACTCTCCTGGTTAAAGATAGGGATGGTTCACCCCTTACCCGAAGAAAGAATAAAAGTTTTTTTAGAAAAAATAGATAGGGTGCTGGTCTTGGAAGAATTAGATCCTCTCGTAGAAGCAGAGGTTATGAGAATAGCCCATCTTAATAACCCAAGAGTAGAAATTTTAGGAAAATTTGATAATACCCTTTCACAGGTAGGTAATTATTCTTTTAAAAAAATAAAAGATGCCCTAGAGGCTCTTTTAAATAAAAAACTCGAATCCGGGCAGGATCCTAATATTTTGGAAAAAGCTAAAGAATTAGAAGTAAAACGGCCTACTTCTTTTTGTGTCGGCTGCCCTCACCGGGGTACTTATTTTGCACTGAATAGGTCGATCAAGAATTTAAAATATAAAAAAGAGGAAATTATTATTACCGGGGATATAGGATGTACCATTTTAGGCATGAGCAAACCTTTTGAGAGCTGTTGGACTGAAGTGGCTATGGGAGCGAGTATAGGATTGGCTCAAGGGTTTAAATGGGCAGGAATAAGAAAACCGGTGATAGCTACTATTGGAGATTCTACCTTCTTTCATGCCGGCATTCCTCCCCTTATTAATGCTGTCTATCATAAAGTCCCCTTAACGATAATTATTTTAGATAATGGATGGACTGCCATGACCGGTTTTGAAGAAAATCCCGGAACACTTCAATTAAAAGGAGCTGTTAATACCAAAAGAGTCGATATTGTGGAGATATGTCAGGGTTGTGGTGTAGAACATATTCAGATAGTCGATCCCTATCAGGGAGAAAAAGCAACAGAGGCAATAATGAAAGCAATTCAATATCCGGGAGTTTCGGTCGTGGTTTCTCGTCGGGAGTGTGCCCTTCAAACTAAAAGGAGAAAGGTGAAATTCTCCCAGCGCAAAGTCGATATAGATAAATGTTCCGGATGCAGGATATGTTTGAATTCTTTAGCTTGTCCGGCGATGGCATTTCATCCTAAAAGCGCCAATCATAAAGCGTATATGGAAATCACTTCAGCCTGTTTTGGCTGCGGGTTATGTGAATTAACTTGTCCAACAAGGGCGATAGAGGTAATAAAAGATGGAAAATAATTTTTATTTAATCGGATTAGGTGGACAGGGAGTAATAAAATTAGGGCAAATTATTGCTGATTATGGATTAAAAAAAGGTGAGAAAGTTAAATTTTTTAAAGAAGTGGGTATGGCTCAGAGAGGTGGTCCGGTTCATTGTGAAGTTAGGATAGGCAAGGTGTTTGGGTCGAGGATTCCTCCTCTATCTTCTGATATAATAGTAGTAGTGGAATTATCCGAAGGATTGAAAAGTTTAGAATTTGTCAAACCGGGAGGGACTGTTATTTTAAATAGAAAAATGATCTATCCTATTGATATGATGTCCCATCCCGAAAAGTATCCTCAAGATGAGGAGATCGTAGGATTATTTAAAAAAGCAAAAGCAAAGATAATCAGGATAGATGCCGCAAAAATAGCGAAAGAGAAAGGCCTTCCCATTGCAGAAAATATTGTCTTGCTGGGCGCTCTCTCTTTTGTCGCTTCATTTAATAAAGAATCGGTTATGATTATATTAAGGGAAAATATTCACCGCGAACTGGATAAAAATATTGCTGCTTTTTGTGCAGGTTACGAAATAGCAGAAGGAATGGTCAAATGAAAAGCATGGAAAATTTTTTTAACCCTCATTCGGTAGCCATTTTCGCTTCAATGAAAGAAGGAAAGACCGGATATGAAATAGTAAAAAATATGGTGGAGGGAGGATTTAAGGGGAAAATATATCCGATAAGCCAGGTTGGCGGCCAGATATTCGGTGTAAATGTCCATAAAGATTATAAAAATTTTGAAATTGATTTAGCGATCATTGCAATTCCCGCTCAATTTATCCCCTCACTTTTAGAAGATTTAGGAAACAAGGGAGTAAAATCAGCCGTTATAATCTCTGCCGGATTTTCCGAGGTTGGCAATTTTAAGGAAGAAAAAGAGATAAAGAGGATAGCCAAAAAATATGGTATGAGGATCATTGGTCCAAACTGTGCGGGAATAATGAACTCCGGTTGTAATCTCTTTGCCAGCATAGAAGTAAGAGCATTATCGGGCGAAACTGCCTTTATCACCCAAAGTGGTGCCCTAGGCGGGGCGGTCTTAATGATGGCCGAAGAATTAGGTTTTGGTTTTTCCAAATTTGTAAGTTACGGGAATCGATGTGATGTAGATGAAGTAGAGTTAATCAGATATCTTGAAGACGACCATCAAACTAAAGTCATTGCTCTCTATATTGAGGGATTAGAAGCAGGAAGAAAATTTTTAACCCAGGCAAAGAAAACGGCTCTTAAGAAACCGATGGTAGTTATTAAAGCAGGGAAGAGCAAAGCCGGAATGAGGGCTACTTCTTCCCATACCGGTTCTTTGGCAGGAGAAGATAAAATCTATGATGCTGCTTTTAAGCAAGCCGGTATTTTACGAGTAGAAGGAGTAGAGGAGATGTTCGATTTATGCCGGGGCTTGATTTATTACCCAAAAATCAAAGGGAATAGGATCGGAGTGGTTACTAACTCAGGGGGACCGGCAGTATTAACTACCGATAAATTGGAAGTATCAGGATTAATAGTTTCCGAACCCTCCGAAAGTTTAAGAAATAAGTTAAAAGAAGTCCTCCCCCCTCATGTCTCCCTGGGAAATCCTTTCGACCTACTGGCTTATGGTGGAGCGGAAAATTTTGCCCGGGTCAGTCAAGCTATTGCCGCTGAATATGATGCTATCATTGCTATTTTTGTTCCCACTGCTACTATGGATTCCACAGGGGTAGCCACTGCTTTGGGAAAGATTAAAGAAGTGATAAAAGTTCCTATATTTGCTAATTTTATGGCTGGCAGATTAGTAGAAGAGGCGATTAGAGAATTAAAAAAATATGGAATCCCTAATTATGAAACCGGAGAGAGATGCGCAAAAGTGATTCAGAAGATATATAAAAATAGTCGCTACAACTAGATTGCTAAAACAACAAGGAGTAAGAGATGCATACAATTATCCAAAAAGCCAAAAAAGAAAAACGCTCTTTATTGGAAACAGAGGCAAAAGAATTGTTGAGGGAATATGGAATTCCTGTTCCTGATTTTAAATTAATCAAGAGCGAAGAAGAAATTAGCGGATTGGCCAAAGAAATGAATTTTCCGATTACCATGAAAATTGTCTCCCCGGACATCATCCATAAAACCGATGCCGGAGGGGTAAAATTAAATATTATAAATGAAAAGGAAGCTATATCAGCTTATCAGGAAATTATTTCCAAAGCGAAAAAATATAATAAAAAGGCGAAAATTTCAGGAGTAATAGTATATCCAATGGTTCCTCAAGGAACAGAGATTATCATAGGTATGA
Encoded proteins:
- a CDS encoding amino acid ABC transporter ATP-binding protein, coding for MQEDKAIVLRVEDIYKKYGNVEVLKGVSFEIKRGETKVIIGPSGSGKSTLLRCINQLTIPDKGRIWLENEEVTHTRKNINQFRQKIGMVFQDFNLFDHLNALRNVEIGLIKVKGMGKDNARQKAIEGLKQVGLEEQAYLYPAQLSGGQKQRVSIARTLAMDPSVILFDEPTSALDPELIGEVLEVIKKLALNGMTMTVVTHEMGFARSVANEVIFMENGKIIDQGSPHKLFTNPKHERTRKFLYKITELYGRSAEKK
- a CDS encoding amino acid ABC transporter permease gives rise to the protein MNAIYFIKDIVLPPLLEGTWVTIKLLVFSIPLGLLLGILIAGGRVYGNKIISFLCASFTVFFRGTPLLVQLFIIYYGLPSIGIYFSPFAAAVVGFVLCSGAYHSEYIRGAIQSIKSGQMMAAQALGMSKFKAIIYIIFPQALRRALPGCSNEIVYLVKYSSLAFMVTCIELTGAGKIIATRYFRYTEVFLVIGTIYLTMVSLVSKFLAIMEKKLKIPGLG
- a CDS encoding transporter substrate-binding domain-containing protein; its protein translation is MVLTFALLIGGILIGQAQEKKTYINGIDPDFPPFAYIDKEGNPAGFDVEVVNWIAKEMGFEVKHQPTAWDTIIPTLNAKKIDFIASGLSVTAERAQVIAYTMPYYEHKWALVVREDSDLNIVTGLSGGHTVGVQRGTTGANWIEDSLIKNGVDVKMKVYDTFTLAIEDLLNGRIDSAVQDDTMVKQIMEARPGLKEAGTWGTGEERYAYGLRKGDTELLNLLNEGLTKIMSSPKWNELKAKYGI
- the larA gene encoding nickel-dependent lactate racemase; translation: MKTFLLPYGKEKIPITLPPKNLLKICLLKDVAGVEDNNKAIREALENPIGSHTIPKIARGKDSAVVICTDITRPTPDKLLIPPILDELNKGGISDNHIKVIIARGQHRKMTEEEVKEKVGEEVLKRVKISQHDPDNNLFYLGKSKRGNELWVNKEVVQAEVKISTGNIVPHRYAGYGGGAKSILPGVSSRKTIGHNHLYVETGEAALGKTRGNPVREEMEEAAKMIGLDMIVNTIMNVENKIVKVIAGDPTLAYQAGVRVCNDIYGVEIPEKADIILASSYPMDISFHQASKTLEAIGHIIKEKSTIIMLSPCYEGIGGKDFVDYLKEKTPEDIIKSIKAHPEKNVVSGVISYLIAKCKEKAKIYLISEGIQDEDITEMGMLPANSAQSVLDEALKNYGDEAKVLVLPTASITLPLLKEE
- a CDS encoding CoA-binding protein; amino-acid sequence: MKSMENFFNPHSVAIFASMKEGKTGYEIVKNMVEGGFKGKIYPISQVGGQIFGVNVHKDYKNFEIDLAIIAIPAQFIPSLLEDLGNKGVKSAVIISAGFSEVGNFKEEKEIKRIAKKYGMRIIGPNCAGIMNSGCNLFASIEVRALSGETAFITQSGALGGAVLMMAEELGFGFSKFVSYGNRCDVDEVELIRYLEDDHQTKVIALYIEGLEAGRKFLTQAKKTALKKPMVVIKAGKSKAGMRATSSHTGSLAGEDKIYDAAFKQAGILRVEGVEEMFDLCRGLIYYPKIKGNRIGVVTNSGGPAVLTTDKLEVSGLIVSEPSESLRNKLKEVLPPHVSLGNPFDLLAYGGAENFARVSQAIAAEYDAIIAIFVPTATMDSTGVATALGKIKEVIKVPIFANFMAGRLVEEAIRELKKYGIPNYETGERCAKVIQKIYKNSRYN
- a CDS encoding acetyl-CoA synthetase, encoding MHTIIQKAKKEKRSLLETEAKELLREYGIPVPDFKLIKSEEEISGLAKEMNFPITMKIVSPDIIHKTDAGGVKLNIINEKEAISAYQEIISKAKKYNKKAKISGVIVYPMVPQGTEIIIGMMQDPHFGPVIMFGLGGIFVEVLKDISFRILPIEARDAEEMIAEIKGYKILKGIRGEAPKDIQAIKDLLLKISQLSQENPEISEIDLNPVFVFEKGLQVVDARMIL